From a region of the Paenibacillus segetis genome:
- a CDS encoding copper amine oxidase N-terminal domain-containing protein: MKRLKKIMCISIIIIIIIGLVHSFPSIVSAASDKAQPSKTSVIRIYLNNITTSSGAPTLINGTIMLPLDGLYISGVTVNYDERTKMISIANMFTHGSMKVGSRNATVNGKAVAYSEGPRQINKQLYLPLRFVNDAIGGSLNWNPESREAFISYPEFVGGGMISNDAYFINGVSGTLYKRDTAGVVHSLGVSTAKLEPGYIGDTKITVVAVSEDADLVTIQNSSGEPSINLTVINLFVKKEVILRQSKGHYWQFSPDNLKMYKGNAVMNDGHNVRLIAPDASVKGTWNISKLAGVPEDSYAVEAMGENFLIVRSSQDGLLTLIDTTANQAILLYKEFDINPSDMAGFKNDGIHFTGNDVNTSELQFEFTNKDGTKTAYTYVIK, encoded by the coding sequence TTGAAAAGATTGAAAAAAATTATGTGTATCAGCATTATTATAATTATTATTATTGGTTTAGTTCATTCCTTCCCATCTATTGTGTCAGCAGCGTCTGATAAAGCACAGCCCTCCAAAACATCCGTTATTCGTATCTACCTTAACAATATTACAACTTCATCAGGGGCTCCAACATTGATAAATGGAACGATTATGCTCCCGTTGGATGGCCTATATATCAGTGGGGTAACGGTAAATTACGATGAACGTACGAAAATGATCTCCATAGCGAATATGTTCACACATGGAAGTATGAAAGTCGGGAGTCGGAATGCAACAGTTAATGGTAAAGCAGTTGCCTATTCCGAAGGGCCGAGGCAGATTAATAAGCAACTATACTTGCCTTTGCGTTTTGTTAATGATGCCATTGGAGGATCACTGAATTGGAATCCGGAAAGCCGTGAGGCGTTTATTAGCTATCCTGAATTTGTTGGAGGCGGCATGATAAGTAATGACGCATATTTTATAAATGGTGTGAGCGGTACTTTATATAAACGTGATACAGCAGGTGTTGTCCACTCTCTAGGAGTATCTACTGCTAAGCTTGAACCAGGTTATATAGGTGATACCAAGATTACTGTCGTTGCGGTTTCTGAAGATGCGGATTTAGTGACTATTCAAAATTCTAGCGGAGAGCCTTCGATCAACCTGACGGTAATTAACCTATTTGTGAAGAAAGAAGTCATTTTGCGCCAATCAAAAGGCCATTATTGGCAGTTTTCTCCTGATAATCTGAAAATGTATAAGGGTAACGCAGTAATGAACGATGGCCACAATGTTCGATTAATTGCACCCGACGCTTCGGTTAAGGGAACTTGGAACATTTCCAAGTTAGCAGGTGTACCTGAAGATAGTTACGCTGTTGAAGCCATGGGTGAGAATTTCTTGATCGTTCGTTCTTCTCAGGATGGCTTACTAACACTAATTGATACAACAGCCAATCAAGCGATACTTCTGTATAAGGAGTTCGATATTAATCCTAGCGATATGGCTGGGTTCAAAAACGACGGGATTCATTTTACTGGAAATGATGTGAACACGTCAGAGCTACAATTCGAATTTACAAATAAAGATGGCACAAAGACCGCCTACACCTATGTAATCAAATAG
- the lpdD gene encoding prenylated flavin chaperone LpdD, translating into MTFDDLKLQAVPMGRDLLLLITGGEAHIGAASTAYWADSEVEVLTSSVPGHKEHTLTDNMARRAATELKRTVTIVMGIHYDGLNLAQIRLISDKTNTLLDEYIKSNSIN; encoded by the coding sequence ATGACTTTTGACGACTTGAAGCTACAGGCCGTACCGATGGGACGCGATCTGTTACTGCTTATCACCGGAGGAGAAGCCCATATTGGTGCAGCATCCACCGCTTATTGGGCTGATTCAGAAGTTGAAGTTCTAACCTCCTCTGTACCCGGTCATAAGGAGCACACACTGACCGACAACATGGCTAGACGTGCTGCAACGGAGCTCAAGAGGACAGTTACCATTGTAATGGGCATACATTACGATGGGCTGAATTTAGCACAAATCAGATTGATCTCGGATAAGACCAATACCTTACTTGATGAATATATAAAAAGCAATAGCATCAATTGA
- the xerS gene encoding tyrosine recombinase XerS — protein MNIQKKIDRKKLDEKTVYMPWFVQQFIDYKLPDLSPSTLLEYIRDYEQFFQWLRAEGLSAAESNAQVTLNELETLRMESIVGYRLHLTTRTEGTNAKITVSRKMSSLRSMFHYLSQIAEDEDFYPLLKRNIMAKVEIKRIHKPKDTAAKLKGKILEEDELIEFISYIAEGYGEDIQDNKQALYAYELNRERDACIASLILNSGLRVSEVVNLNIDDIDLANKMMYVYRKGNNDETFKTPVYFREQSKDDLAHYITLRETRYRTPKREKALFIAVPNGQKEGKRMTKRAIQAMIIKYAKRFGKPYLTVHKLRHSFATDYYLQNDIYKTKEQLGHASTETTEVYAHLTDKTMSQAIERRTETGS, from the coding sequence ATGAACATACAAAAAAAAATCGACCGCAAAAAACTGGATGAGAAAACGGTGTATATGCCCTGGTTTGTTCAGCAATTTATTGACTATAAGCTACCTGATCTATCTCCCTCTACTCTGCTGGAGTATATAAGAGATTATGAACAATTTTTTCAGTGGCTTCGTGCTGAAGGATTGTCTGCGGCTGAATCAAATGCTCAAGTTACGCTCAATGAACTCGAGACACTCCGCATGGAGAGTATCGTTGGCTATCGATTACATTTAACCACGAGAACGGAAGGGACGAATGCTAAAATTACCGTCTCGCGCAAAATGTCCTCCCTTCGCTCGATGTTCCATTATTTAAGTCAAATTGCGGAAGATGAGGACTTCTATCCATTACTTAAACGCAATATCATGGCTAAGGTAGAAATCAAGCGTATTCACAAACCAAAAGATACGGCTGCCAAGCTAAAAGGGAAAATATTAGAAGAGGACGAACTCATTGAATTCATCAGTTACATAGCGGAAGGATATGGCGAAGATATTCAAGATAATAAGCAAGCTCTCTATGCATATGAGCTTAATAGAGAACGAGATGCTTGTATCGCTAGTTTAATTCTAAATTCCGGACTTCGTGTATCTGAAGTTGTGAATCTCAATATTGATGATATAGATTTGGCCAACAAGATGATGTATGTGTACCGTAAAGGTAATAATGATGAGACATTCAAGACTCCAGTATATTTTCGCGAGCAATCGAAGGATGATTTAGCTCACTATATTACTTTGCGAGAGACACGTTACCGGACACCAAAGCGTGAGAAGGCATTGTTTATCGCTGTTCCTAATGGGCAAAAAGAAGGTAAACGAATGACCAAACGGGCCATTCAAGCCATGATTATTAAATATGCCAAACGATTTGGCAAACCATATTTGACCGTCCATAAGCTCCGGCATTCTTTTGCTACAGATTACTATTTACAAAATGATATTTACAAAACGAAGGAACAGCTTGGGCACGCTTCAACTGAGACCACCGAGGTGTACGCGCATCTCACCGATAAAACAATGTCTCAAGCAATTGAGCGTCGCACAGAAACCGGATCCTAA
- a CDS encoding spermine/spermidine synthase — translation MLLLNDVNDPAQVIERALTPRGEIQLQKRGEYYEIISNGTFLMATYNGESERLLVQSALNKANSVNRVLIGGLGVGFSLQTALRDPRVEQVTVVEIEQKVIEWNKSFLSSCHGHSLSDPRSRLIHADLISWISETEETFDLICLDIDNGPDWTVFDKNASLYHDSGLLTLKKRLRPGGCLTFWSATPSPEFAETLKRYFEDHHVEIYEVPQQHGDPDYIFLVQT, via the coding sequence GTGTTACTTTTGAATGATGTAAATGATCCTGCCCAAGTTATTGAACGTGCCCTCACTCCTAGAGGCGAAATTCAACTGCAGAAACGTGGAGAATACTACGAAATTATTAGTAACGGCACGTTTCTTATGGCTACTTATAATGGGGAATCTGAGCGACTGCTCGTTCAAAGTGCTTTAAACAAAGCTAATTCTGTCAACCGTGTGCTCATTGGAGGACTTGGTGTAGGTTTCTCGCTCCAAACAGCATTGCGTGATCCAAGGGTTGAGCAGGTGACCGTAGTGGAAATTGAGCAAAAGGTGATCGAATGGAATAAATCCTTCCTCAGTTCTTGTCATGGTCATTCGCTATCCGATCCGCGAAGTAGGTTAATTCATGCAGATCTTATCAGCTGGATCTCAGAGACAGAGGAGACCTTTGACTTAATTTGTCTTGATATCGATAACGGACCCGATTGGACCGTGTTTGATAAGAACGCTTCTTTGTACCATGATTCTGGCTTACTAACGCTCAAGAAGCGCTTACGTCCAGGTGGATGTTTGACTTTCTGGAGCGCTACGCCTTCTCCGGAGTTTGCCGAAACTTTAAAGCGATATTTTGAAGATCATCATGTCGAGATTTATGAGGTGCCTCAGCAGCATGGTGATCCAGATTATATTTTCCTAGTACAGACTTAA